Proteins from a genomic interval of Corynebacterium deserti GIMN1.010:
- the yaaA gene encoding peroxide stress protein YaaA: MLIVLPPSETKTPGGAGEPLDFERLSFPQLTSTRTKIAADLQALKVEDALKILGISDNLRSEAEANTHLFTSPTMPAIFRYSGVLYDALDATTLPPESLNRLAIGSALFGVVRATDPIPHYRLSGGTKIPTATGELPTLKARWGNGITEALIDENQLVIDLRSGTYQQLGRLKNAVTVRVESVLEDGSRKVVSHFNKHYKGELARVLAVSAEDAHDAADVMRIALKAGLVIEDNPNHKETLTMVV, translated from the coding sequence ATGCTTATTGTGTTGCCTCCCTCTGAAACCAAGACCCCTGGCGGCGCCGGCGAACCTTTGGATTTTGAGCGCTTAAGCTTTCCTCAACTCACCTCTACACGCACAAAAATTGCCGCTGACCTGCAAGCGCTCAAGGTCGAGGACGCTCTTAAAATCTTGGGGATTTCCGACAACCTTCGCTCGGAGGCTGAGGCCAACACGCATCTGTTCACCAGCCCCACCATGCCTGCGATCTTCCGCTACTCCGGCGTGCTCTATGACGCCCTCGACGCCACCACTCTGCCCCCGGAATCGCTTAATCGGCTTGCCATCGGCTCCGCACTCTTCGGCGTTGTGCGGGCAACTGATCCCATCCCCCATTACCGCCTGTCGGGCGGCACCAAAATCCCCACGGCCACCGGCGAGCTGCCAACGCTCAAGGCACGCTGGGGTAACGGCATCACCGAGGCGCTTATCGACGAAAACCAGCTCGTCATCGATCTCCGCAGCGGAACCTATCAGCAGCTGGGTCGCCTAAAAAATGCTGTCACTGTACGCGTGGAATCCGTCCTTGAAGACGGCTCCCGCAAGGTAGTCAGTCACTTCAACAAACACTACAAAGGCGAACTCGCCCGTGTCCTCGCCGTATCGGCCGAGGATGCACACGACGCTGCGGATGTGATGCGCATTGCCTTGAAGGCAGGCCTTGTGATTGAGGACAACCCCAACCACAAGGAAACCCTCACCATGGTGGTTTAG
- a CDS encoding vWA domain-containing protein gives MQTVGEENSTPGRRSQAYSHIGANVRATKGGHGINLVGTLMAATERGAKIVEGVVDFRPEDLRGSLRRGRESNLIVFVVDTSGSMAAKSRVRAVTGTITSMLGDAYQRRDKVAVIAVNGNKPTLVLPPTNSVERAQLKLKDMPMGGRTPLAEGLFMAKDLMERERRKEPGRRAILIVLTDGQDTSDAGEKGIATAAQAVVKSKLSGNVVIDCEGRLKVRKEKASVLAEMLGGVCVRLRDLSAEHIKMVINA, from the coding sequence CTGCAGACAGTCGGTGAAGAAAACTCGACGCCCGGACGCAGATCGCAGGCGTATTCTCACATTGGCGCAAACGTCCGCGCCACCAAGGGAGGCCATGGCATCAACTTGGTGGGCACGCTCATGGCTGCCACAGAACGCGGGGCGAAAATTGTGGAGGGTGTTGTCGATTTCCGGCCAGAAGACCTGCGTGGATCCTTGCGCCGAGGCAGGGAATCAAACCTCATCGTGTTTGTAGTTGATACCTCCGGCTCCATGGCTGCTAAGTCGAGGGTGCGTGCTGTCACGGGCACCATCACCTCGATGTTGGGCGATGCCTACCAGCGACGGGACAAAGTCGCGGTCATTGCTGTCAACGGCAATAAACCAACGTTGGTGTTACCGCCGACGAACTCGGTGGAGCGTGCTCAACTAAAGCTCAAAGATATGCCAATGGGTGGTCGCACACCACTGGCAGAGGGCTTGTTCATGGCAAAGGATTTGATGGAGCGGGAACGCCGAAAAGAACCCGGCCGCCGAGCAATACTCATCGTGCTCACCGATGGCCAAGACACGTCTGATGCCGGGGAGAAGGGTATCGCCACAGCGGCGCAAGCAGTGGTGAAGTCCAAGCTGTCAGGAAATGTGGTGATCGACTGCGAAGGTCGATTGAAGGTTCGTAAAGAAAAGGCATCGGTGCTGGCAGAGATGCTCGGCGGGGTGTGCGTGCGTTTGCGCGATTTAAGTGCCGAGCACATCAAGATGGTGATTAACGCCTAA